A section of the Ignavibacteriales bacterium genome encodes:
- a CDS encoding aryl-sulfate sulfotransferase produces the protein MKQFTLLILFLISLAARANVVYLDPLPDARYVNINNNLIIGLDKALTDETFNTLTVKVSGTKSGLQTGTLRLTTDKRKILWTQERPFVQDEIVTVTISSNSSVIEYNSSKDFSYSFYTEKSRRRWNTDNTLRSELGDNYRAPFRRDDNDLPELEVTKSNNPSHGKIFLSNFFNAESYLIIAENNSIFYFAKPLVYEGMDFKVQPNGTLTYFEDRKNKFYQLDHNYTMIDSFSTGNGYETDLHELRLLPNGHALLMAYDAQYINMSLVVPGGDTNASVVGLIIQELDENKDVVFQWRSWDHFEITDATHLNFTASTLDYVHGNAIEEDIDGNLMISCRHMDEITKIDRHTGDIIWRLGGKHNEFSFVNDTIQFSHQHAIRRIANGNVTLFDNGNYHTPEFSRAIEYSLDEVNKIATLVWEYRNEPTIYGKAMGYVQRLDNGNTLIGWGFTTPTLTEVTQQKDITLEMKLSNDMVSYRAYKFDWDSTTSVGNNNGSIPNTYSLSQNYPNPFNPITTIDYSIPVAGNVTLKVYDIMGREVGSLVNGYKQAGSYNVTFGTSKLASGVYIYKIESGNFTESKKMILMK, from the coding sequence ATGAAACAATTTACCCTTTTGATATTATTTTTAATATCACTTGCTGCAAGGGCTAATGTAGTTTATCTTGACCCACTGCCGGATGCAAGGTATGTAAACATCAATAATAACCTGATCATAGGTCTAGATAAAGCTCTTACGGATGAAACATTTAACACCCTCACTGTAAAAGTATCCGGGACTAAAAGCGGTTTACAGACAGGCACATTAAGACTTACAACTGACAAAAGGAAAATACTCTGGACACAGGAAAGACCCTTTGTACAAGATGAAATTGTGACGGTCACGATCAGTTCTAACTCCAGTGTAATAGAATACAATTCCTCGAAAGATTTCTCATATTCCTTTTACACTGAAAAGTCCAGAAGAAGATGGAATACCGATAATACTTTGAGAAGCGAACTTGGGGATAATTACAGGGCTCCGTTTCGACGGGATGATAACGATCTACCTGAACTCGAAGTTACAAAGTCGAATAATCCTTCTCACGGGAAGATATTTCTCAGCAATTTTTTTAATGCAGAATCATATCTCATTATAGCCGAAAACAACAGTATATTTTATTTTGCAAAGCCTCTCGTCTATGAAGGAATGGATTTTAAGGTACAACCAAACGGTACATTGACCTATTTCGAAGACAGAAAAAATAAGTTTTATCAGCTCGATCACAATTATACTATGATCGACTCATTTTCCACCGGCAATGGGTATGAAACTGACCTCCACGAATTGAGACTCCTGCCTAACGGGCATGCATTACTGATGGCATACGACGCTCAATATATAAATATGAGCCTTGTTGTTCCGGGAGGTGATACGAATGCATCTGTTGTGGGGCTTATAATACAAGAGCTGGATGAAAATAAGGACGTGGTATTTCAATGGAGGAGCTGGGATCACTTTGAGATCACTGATGCGACACATCTGAATTTTACCGCAAGCACTCTGGATTACGTTCATGGGAATGCCATCGAAGAGGATATAGACGGTAATCTTATGATATCATGCAGACATATGGATGAAATAACCAAGATCGACAGGCATACCGGTGATATTATATGGAGGCTGGGCGGAAAGCATAATGAATTTAGTTTTGTAAATGATACGATCCAATTTAGCCACCAGCATGCTATACGCAGAATAGCAAACGGCAACGTTACATTATTCGATAACGGAAATTATCACACGCCAGAGTTTTCAAGAGCAATCGAGTATTCATTGGACGAGGTAAATAAAATTGCTACATTGGTCTGGGAATACAGGAATGAGCCGACCATTTACGGTAAAGCTATGGGATACGTTCAAAGGCTCGACAACGGGAATACTTTGATAGGCTGGGGGTTTACAACACCAACGCTTACCGAGGTCACACAGCAGAAAGACATTACACTTGAAATGAAGTTAAGCAACGATATGGTCTCCTACCGGGCGTATAAGTTTGATTGGGACAGCACTACCTCGGTCGGTAATAATAACGGTTCAATACCAAATACATATTCTTTATCACAAAATTATCCGAATCCATTTAACCCTATAACGACTATCGATTATTCGATTCCCGTAGCGGGCAATGTGACACTAAAGGTATATGATATAATGGGTCGAGAGGTAGGATCACTTGTAAACGGATATAAGCAAGCCGGATCATACAATGTGACTTTCGGGACATCTAAGCTAGCAAGCGGGGTTTATATTTATAAGATAGAATCAGGTAATTTTACTGAATCCAAAAAAATGATCTTGATGAAGTAA
- a CDS encoding T9SS type A sorting domain-containing protein produces MGSVQRLENGNTLIGWGYTTPTLTEVTPSGTTSLEMKLPTGSLTYRVSKAQVDNLTNIPGNNSIADKFHLAQNYPNPFNPVTSIGFSIPVSGNVSLKVYDMLGREIKTLLNHYKLSGNYNILFDASDLASGVYLYKLEAGSYTASRKMVLIK; encoded by the coding sequence ATGGGCTCCGTTCAGAGGCTAGAAAACGGCAACACGTTAATAGGCTGGGGATATACAACCCCTACCCTAACAGAAGTAACGCCAAGCGGAACGACAAGCCTGGAAATGAAACTGCCGACCGGGTCTCTTACTTACAGAGTATCCAAGGCACAGGTCGATAATCTAACGAATATCCCCGGTAATAATTCCATAGCAGATAAATTTCATCTTGCACAAAACTATCCTAATCCATTTAATCCGGTAACATCAATCGGGTTTTCGATCCCTGTTTCGGGAAACGTTAGTCTTAAAGTTTACGATATGCTGGGAAGAGAAATAAAGACATTACTAAATCATTATAAACTATCAGGAAATTACAATATTTTATTCGACGCATCAGATCTTGCAAGTGGGGTATATTTATATAAGCTGGAAGCAGGAAGCTATACTGCTTCCAGAAAAATGGTATTAATTAAATAA
- a CDS encoding aryl-sulfate sulfotransferase codes for MKLIISTIILFCCTSLVKPDVIYLDPAPDAKYVSIYNNLIIGMESPINESLLAEVNITVTGSKSGLHTYDVKLTSDGKKILFRPQIPFRTNETVTVQVSSNNNQIKFNSRKDFSYRFTTEAARIPISGDKSLRDELGDYYRAPFELDNADPPELTVTISNNPSPGRLFVSSYNTDPSYLIIAENNANIYWSKGFGNQTLDFKVQSNGTLTYYLTGSDKFFQMNDNYEVIDSFACGNGYTTDTHEFILLPNGHSLLMAYDPQIVDMSQIVAGGDTAATVIGLIIQELDESKNVVFQWRSWDHFEITDATSLDLTSSTIDYVHGNAIDMDTDGNLLISSRHMDEITKIDRVKGSIIWRLGGIHNQFTFKNDSLGFFRQHCIRRIANGNITLFDNGNFHSPQFSRAVEYNLDEIGKTVTLVWEYRNNPTIYGFAMGSVQRLENGNTLIGWGFTTPALSEVTPDGKVALEMKFPGNIVSYRAFKFNWDNITSTGSNSGLVPESYSLAQNYPNPFNPVTSISYSIPVAGNVSIRVYDMMGREIKSLVSEYKQAGSYNILFDASNFASGVYLYKLEAGSYIASRKMVLIK; via the coding sequence ATGAAACTGATAATTTCAACCATTATTCTCTTTTGCTGTACTTCCCTGGTAAAGCCGGACGTGATATATCTAGACCCGGCACCGGATGCAAAATACGTCAGCATCTACAATAATCTTATTATCGGGATGGAATCACCGATAAACGAATCCTTGCTGGCGGAAGTTAACATAACCGTAACAGGTTCCAAGAGCGGTTTACATACGTATGACGTAAAGCTCACTTCGGATGGAAAGAAGATCCTATTCCGTCCGCAAATTCCATTTAGAACGAACGAAACCGTAACGGTGCAAGTAAGTTCTAACAATAATCAAATAAAATTTAATTCACGAAAAGATTTCAGCTACAGGTTCACAACCGAGGCGGCACGAATCCCTATAAGCGGTGATAAATCTTTGCGTGATGAACTCGGCGACTATTACAGGGCTCCATTCGAGCTGGACAACGCGGATCCGCCAGAGCTCACTGTCACAATATCCAATAATCCGTCACCCGGACGATTATTCGTTTCCTCATACAATACAGATCCTTCATACTTAATAATTGCCGAGAACAATGCAAATATTTATTGGAGCAAGGGGTTTGGCAATCAAACACTCGACTTTAAAGTTCAGTCTAACGGAACTCTGACATATTATCTAACCGGATCGGATAAGTTTTTCCAGATGAACGATAATTATGAAGTTATCGATTCGTTTGCCTGCGGGAACGGTTACACAACAGACACGCACGAATTTATACTATTGCCAAACGGTCATTCGCTTTTAATGGCTTATGATCCTCAGATAGTAGATATGAGTCAGATCGTAGCAGGCGGAGATACCGCGGCAACTGTGATCGGGCTAATAATCCAGGAGCTAGATGAGAGCAAGAATGTTGTATTCCAATGGAGGAGCTGGGATCATTTTGAAATCACCGACGCAACAAGCCTTGATCTTACATCATCGACAATAGACTACGTTCATGGGAATGCTATCGATATGGACACGGATGGAAACCTGCTTATCTCCAGCAGGCACATGGACGAAATAACAAAAATCGACAGAGTGAAGGGTTCGATAATATGGAGACTGGGCGGGATACATAATCAATTTACTTTTAAAAACGATTCGCTTGGATTTTTCAGACAGCATTGCATACGCAGAATTGCAAACGGTAATATAACTCTGTTCGATAACGGCAATTTTCATTCTCCCCAATTCTCCAGGGCGGTAGAATATAACCTGGACGAAATCGGTAAAACTGTTACCCTTGTATGGGAATACAGGAACAATCCGACCATTTATGGTTTTGCAATGGGCAGTGTACAGCGCCTAGAGAATGGTAATACATTGATAGGATGGGGCTTTACAACTCCTGCTCTCAGCGAAGTAACTCCGGATGGGAAGGTTGCATTAGAAATGAAATTTCCGGGCAATATAGTATCATACAGAGCATTTAAATTTAACTGGGACAATATAACATCGACCGGAAGCAACAGCGGTTTAGTCCCAGAGTCATATAGCTTGGCACAGAACTATCCGAACCCGTTCAATCCGGTAACGTCCATAAGCTACTCTATACCGGTTGCTGGGAATGTATCCATCAGGGTATATGACATGATGGGAAGAGAAATTAAATCGCTTGTAAGTGAGTATAAACAAGCGGGGTCGTATAATATTTTGTTCGACGCATCAAATTTTGCAAGTGGGGTATATTTATATAAACTTGAAGCCGGAAGCTATATTGCTTCCAGAAAGATGGTGTTAATTAAATAA
- a CDS encoding MFS transporter: MPKKTPLLPILSVTFVSTLGYSIVIPFLVYLVEQYGGNAIIYGVLGAAYPAFQLIGAPILGNWSDIYGRKKILFLSQAGTLISWVLFLVAMLIPVTNLWKVDSGFLGAFSITLPLLLLFLARSFDGLTGGNISVANAYLADITNEKDRNKNYGRMSIASNLGFILGPALAGVLGATAFGYFLPVYAAIAISTVATFLIVFYLPNANPCDEETESIKRTGLRKLFNFEQKECVESRDDRKIKFSTISKLQGIPYVLVLYFLVFLGFSIFYTAFPVHAQQTLKWSVTQLGVYFSVISLFMILVQGPLLTRLSKSFDDSTLALFGAIILGTNFFLLTFTNLVIVYAAAVFFAVGNGIMWPSVLSLLSRLAGKKYQGAVQGFAGSAGSLAGIIGLTLGGILYVQLNSTTFIICAVIIYLTFLLSFRLIKLEKGCQSKEDFAKEMNPASVNP, translated from the coding sequence ATGCCCAAAAAGACACCATTATTACCCATCCTGTCCGTCACATTTGTAAGCACACTTGGTTATAGCATCGTTATTCCGTTCCTGGTCTATCTCGTCGAGCAATATGGTGGAAATGCAATAATTTACGGAGTACTTGGTGCTGCTTATCCTGCTTTCCAGCTGATTGGAGCGCCTATTTTGGGAAATTGGTCGGATATCTACGGCAGAAAAAAGATCCTCTTCCTGAGCCAGGCTGGGACACTTATTTCGTGGGTGCTTTTTCTTGTAGCTATGCTGATCCCGGTAACCAATTTATGGAAAGTAGATTCAGGTTTTCTGGGCGCGTTCTCTATTACTCTGCCTTTGCTATTACTCTTTCTTGCCAGGTCATTCGATGGGCTCACGGGCGGGAATATCTCCGTCGCAAATGCATACCTCGCCGACATTACTAACGAAAAAGATCGGAATAAAAATTATGGCAGGATGTCCATTGCGTCGAATCTCGGCTTTATACTCGGACCCGCGCTTGCGGGTGTGCTAGGAGCGACAGCTTTTGGTTATTTTCTACCTGTTTACGCTGCAATAGCCATTTCCACGGTTGCGACATTCCTCATCGTCTTCTATTTGCCCAACGCAAATCCATGTGACGAAGAAACGGAATCGATAAAGCGCACCGGTCTCAGAAAGCTTTTTAATTTCGAACAAAAGGAGTGTGTTGAATCCCGCGATGACAGAAAGATAAAATTTTCCACCATCTCAAAGTTGCAGGGCATCCCATATGTTCTTGTATTATACTTTCTCGTATTTCTCGGGTTCAGTATTTTTTATACAGCGTTCCCGGTTCACGCACAGCAGACTCTTAAATGGAGCGTTACCCAGCTCGGAGTATATTTTTCCGTGATCAGCCTCTTTATGATATTAGTGCAGGGTCCTCTCCTCACACGGCTATCTAAGTCTTTCGATGACAGCACACTCGCGCTTTTTGGAGCGATCATACTCGGCACGAATTTCTTCCTGCTTACATTCACCAATCTTGTCATTGTATATGCCGCGGCGGTCTTCTTCGCCGTCGGTAACGGCATTATGTGGCCCTCCGTTCTCTCGCTTTTATCCCGGCTGGCAGGTAAGAAATACCAGGGCGCAGTGCAGGGCTTTGCCGGCAGCGCCGGCAGTCTCGCGGGAATTATCGGTCTCACTCTTGGTGGTATTCTTTACGTCCAGCTTAATTCTACCACCTTTATCATTTGCGCCGTGATAATATATTTGACATTTTTATTATCATTTAGATTGATAAAATTAGAGAAAGGGTGCCAATCCAAAGAAGATTTTGCTAAAGAAATGAATCCTGCTTCCGTTAATCCATAA
- a CDS encoding DUF853 family protein, producing the protein MSNKEQFTAKVSDGYSFKGDSFILGAAMLDKETLPGVTVSVPLKTMNRHGLISGATGTGKTKTLQNIVERLSDNGISVLLMDVKGDLSGLAQPGSENEKIKERHELIGVPWKASSYPVEMFTLSEQNGVRLRATVSEFGPVLLSKILGLNDNQAGVVSLVFKYCDDNGLLLLDIKDFKKALHYLTNDGKDEIKEHYGAISTSTASVILRKLIEIEEQGSELFFGELSFEVEDLIRIDENGRGYVNIIRLNDIQDRPKMFSTFMLSLLGEIYEKFPEKGDTDRPELVIFIDEAHLIFDEASKALLEHLENIIKLIRSKGIGIFFCTQLPTDVPPEVLSQLGLKIQHALRAFTANDRKAIKSASENYPDSEFYEVDKLITEMGIGEAFVTALNEKGIPTPLVHVLLTAPSSRMDILTPQELDEVIAKSNLLNKYSETIDRESAYELLTKKVEQKAVEQKKEELKKAEEKKAASEKPEPTIIDKASKNPLVKTAVREISRGFFGMLKSALK; encoded by the coding sequence ATGAGCAATAAAGAACAATTTACAGCAAAAGTCAGTGACGGCTATTCCTTCAAAGGTGACAGCTTCATACTCGGCGCAGCAATGCTCGATAAAGAAACTCTTCCGGGTGTTACTGTATCTGTCCCTCTTAAAACAATGAACCGCCACGGACTTATCTCGGGCGCGACCGGTACGGGAAAAACAAAAACCCTGCAAAATATCGTCGAGCGCCTCTCCGATAATGGCATCAGCGTTCTGCTTATGGATGTAAAGGGCGACCTCAGCGGACTCGCTCAGCCCGGCTCGGAAAATGAAAAGATAAAAGAAAGGCATGAACTTATCGGCGTACCGTGGAAGGCTTCGTCTTATCCCGTGGAAATGTTCACGCTTTCCGAACAAAATGGTGTTCGCCTCCGTGCAACCGTTTCGGAGTTCGGTCCGGTACTTCTCTCAAAAATACTCGGTTTAAATGATAACCAGGCAGGCGTCGTCTCACTCGTTTTCAAATACTGCGACGATAACGGGCTTCTCCTTCTGGATATAAAAGATTTTAAAAAAGCTCTGCACTATCTTACTAATGACGGCAAGGATGAGATAAAAGAACATTACGGGGCGATAAGCACTTCAACCGCAAGCGTCATCCTGCGCAAGCTCATCGAGATAGAGGAGCAGGGCTCCGAACTCTTCTTCGGAGAGCTCTCATTCGAAGTGGAGGACCTCATCCGCATAGATGAAAACGGCAGGGGATACGTGAATATTATCCGCCTCAATGATATACAGGATAGACCTAAAATGTTCTCTACTTTTATGCTCAGCCTCCTCGGCGAGATATATGAGAAATTCCCCGAAAAAGGTGATACCGACCGTCCTGAACTTGTTATCTTTATTGATGAAGCGCACCTGATATTTGATGAAGCGTCAAAAGCGCTCCTCGAACATCTTGAAAATATTATCAAACTCATCCGCTCTAAAGGTATCGGTATTTTCTTCTGTACACAACTACCTACTGATGTTCCGCCGGAAGTTCTTTCACAGTTGGGTTTAAAAATACAGCATGCCCTGCGCGCCTTTACTGCTAACGACAGGAAAGCAATTAAATCCGCTTCCGAAAATTACCCGGATTCGGAATTTTACGAGGTCGATAAGCTTATTACGGAAATGGGTATCGGTGAAGCGTTCGTCACTGCTTTAAATGAGAAGGGTATCCCCACGCCTCTCGTACATGTTTTGCTTACCGCTCCTTCATCTAGAATGGACATATTAACTCCGCAGGAGCTGGATGAAGTTATAGCGAAGTCAAACCTGCTGAACAAATACAGCGAGACAATAGACCGCGAGAGCGCTTATGAACTGCTTACGAAAAAAGTAGAACAAAAAGCTGTCGAGCAAAAAAAGGAAGAATTGAAAAAAGCTGAGGAGAAAAAGGCCGCGTCGGAAAAACCGGAGCCTACTATCATTGATAAAGCTTCTAAAAATCCTCTGGTGAAAACCGCCGTACGTGAAATTTCGCGCGGCTTCTTTGGTATGCTTAAGTCTGCTTTGAAGTGA
- a CDS encoding TIGR02757 family protein: MTDKKLKKYLDGIYKHYRKKHSSKDPIWTLHRLDDPRDIELLGFIISCYSYGQVNVINAFIERLLKITGSNIYEFTVNFSKSKDKKHLQGMYYRFHTGAHLIALIEILKKAVIKHGSLNNLFLSHYNESDENIVNGLAGFTRELKSPLKAKESFKHFIPEPVTNSACKRLNLYLRWMVRKDEIDLGVWQGIKRSKLIIPLDIHVHRNALKLNLIQRRSPDLKFAVALTSKLKQFDPRDPVKYDFALCHTGIDKAIL, from the coding sequence TTGACCGATAAAAAGTTAAAGAAATATTTAGATGGGATATATAAACATTACAGGAAAAAACATTCTTCGAAAGATCCCATCTGGACCCTGCACCGCCTCGATGACCCGCGAGATATCGAACTCCTTGGCTTTATCATTTCCTGCTACTCCTATGGGCAGGTCAACGTGATAAACGCATTTATCGAACGGCTTCTCAAAATAACGGGCAGTAATATATATGAATTTACCGTTAATTTCTCGAAATCTAAAGATAAAAAGCATTTGCAGGGAATGTATTACCGCTTTCATACCGGTGCTCACCTTATCGCGCTGATAGAAATACTCAAGAAAGCAGTCATAAAACACGGCTCACTCAATAATCTTTTTTTAAGTCATTATAATGAAAGCGATGAAAATATAGTAAACGGTCTCGCCGGATTTACACGTGAACTCAAATCACCGCTCAAAGCAAAAGAGTCGTTCAAGCATTTCATCCCGGAGCCGGTCACGAATTCCGCGTGCAAACGGCTTAACCTCTATCTTCGCTGGATGGTTCGTAAAGATGAGATAGATCTCGGTGTGTGGCAGGGGATAAAGCGGTCGAAACTTATAATACCCCTCGACATTCACGTGCACCGCAACGCGCTGAAACTAAACCTGATTCAAAGAAGATCACCCGATCTAAAATTCGCCGTCGCACTTACTAGCAAGCTAAAGCAATTCGACCCGCGCGACCCGGTGAAGTATGACTTCGCCTTATGCCACACCGGAATAGATAAAGCTATTTTATGA
- a CDS encoding T9SS type A sorting domain-containing protein — protein sequence MKQLITFTIWIILICSYIPASAQNYTVIYTPVFDMISFWSIEISGQPRKNMYFQPRGLSGSPCSVLTPENSNLYRILHTGQNYEPFWGMFERFICSEVNMGCYPEPWDIIRVSKQDSDFVIGYMKIDANLNTVNCLNPQYMTKLSTTGGLTTQSLFPNQEVKGFDIDPNNDNNIYFGIIQYLYKSTNRGANFNIISGIQFLNGFIKVNPQNSSIIFAEGTTSMYVSTNAGATFTQLSVPPFNDMAFDSGNNVYGVSSSGVFKSTNKGVTWSQVSSIANVNAVEINPDNPNIIYVGANSGIYRSINGGMTFNQQGYLFPISSKIIGISKDPGTGDTLYASTDKAIYKIFDLATGLSGVTNSTPVQYRLYQNYPNPFNPSTNISFDLPEKSDVSLIIYDGMGRTVTELVNATFITGQYTYSWDAGNLSSGVYFAKLQTEGVSGKVYTDSRKMLLIK from the coding sequence ATGAAACAACTGATCACATTTACGATATGGATCATTCTTATATGTAGTTATATTCCTGCTTCAGCTCAAAATTACACTGTAATCTATACGCCGGTATTCGATATGATATCATTCTGGAGTATCGAAATTTCAGGGCAACCACGAAAGAATATGTACTTTCAACCGAGGGGCTTGAGCGGATCGCCATGCAGCGTGTTGACGCCCGAGAATTCCAATCTTTACCGTATCCTTCATACCGGGCAAAATTACGAACCGTTCTGGGGAATGTTCGAAAGATTTATCTGCTCGGAGGTAAACATGGGATGCTATCCTGAACCATGGGATATCATCAGGGTATCGAAGCAGGATTCGGATTTCGTCATCGGTTACATGAAAATAGACGCGAACCTCAACACCGTAAACTGTCTCAATCCACAATACATGACGAAATTGAGTACGACCGGGGGGCTAACTACGCAATCTCTTTTCCCTAACCAGGAAGTAAAAGGCTTCGACATAGATCCTAATAACGATAACAATATTTACTTTGGAATTATACAGTATCTCTACAAAAGTACGAACCGGGGCGCTAACTTTAATATAATATCCGGCATACAATTCCTTAATGGTTTTATAAAAGTCAACCCCCAGAATAGCTCGATCATTTTTGCAGAAGGGACAACGTCGATGTACGTCAGCACAAATGCGGGCGCGACATTTACACAATTGTCTGTTCCTCCATTTAATGATATGGCATTCGACAGCGGGAACAACGTTTACGGGGTTTCTTCGTCGGGAGTATTTAAATCTACAAACAAAGGTGTAACATGGTCGCAGGTATCTTCGATCGCAAATGTGAATGCGGTAGAGATCAATCCTGATAACCCGAACATAATTTACGTAGGCGCAAACTCAGGGATATACCGCTCAATAAACGGCGGGATGACCTTTAATCAGCAAGGTTACCTTTTTCCTATATCAAGTAAGATAATCGGAATATCAAAAGATCCCGGCACCGGCGACACTCTTTATGCAAGTACTGACAAGGCTATATACAAAATATTCGACCTGGCAACAGGCTTGAGCGGGGTTACAAATTCAACACCTGTGCAATACCGACTTTATCAAAACTACCCGAACCCGTTCAATCCTTCTACTAACATTAGCTTCGACTTACCGGAGAAGTCGGACGTGTCATTGATAATTTACGATGGTATGGGAAGGACCGTTACGGAATTGGTTAATGCTACATTTATTACCGGACAATATACATATTCATGGGATGCGGGGAATCTTTCGAGCGGAGTTTACTTTGCGAAATTACAAACGGAAGGTGTTTCGGGAAAAGTTTACACGGACTCACGTAAGATGCTACTCATAAAATAG
- a CDS encoding Lrp/AsnC ligand binding domain-containing protein, translating to MPETSQNYEIDKLDRDILSILMDDVTIPYTEIAKKLLVSGGTIHVRMKKLKEMGVVKGAQLIVDPVKLHYDITSFIGVYLEKGSMYHDVAKELRKLDEVVEVHYTTGAYGLFAKLVCKNTQNLREVLNEKIQRIKGIQRTETFISLEESVKRQIKL from the coding sequence ATGCCCGAAACGTCCCAAAATTATGAAATTGATAAGCTGGACCGCGATATTCTCAGCATATTAATGGACGATGTTACGATTCCTTATACCGAGATCGCCAAAAAACTCCTCGTTTCCGGCGGTACAATTCATGTTAGAATGAAGAAATTGAAAGAAATGGGCGTTGTGAAAGGTGCGCAATTGATCGTGGATCCGGTTAAACTCCACTACGATATAACTTCATTCATCGGTGTTTACCTCGAAAAAGGGTCGATGTACCATGACGTAGCGAAGGAGTTACGTAAGCTAGATGAAGTAGTGGAAGTTCATTATACAACAGGCGCTTATGGGCTTTTTGCTAAACTGGTTTGTAAGAATACGCAAAATCTGCGTGAGGTGCTGAATGAAAAGATACAGCGAATAAAAGGGATCCAGCGAACCGAAACCTTCATCTCGCTTGAGGAATCGGTTAAACGCCAGATAAAACTCTAA
- a CDS encoding ferric reductase-like transmembrane domain-containing protein — MIRKDNIGQWFFWGFALLAVPLVLLSPLDDTFRKNIKPITFLLSQVCGMLGFSLFAMSFLLSSRIKWMEKYFGGLDTMYHTHHTMAKFAYVFMLIHPVLMAFRWRPDGIGQVITFLLPTHDKLAIDLGSIAVIGVTILLLFTFFIRIAYDKWKRLHKLMGIFFILSMLHIFLLKDNLYDFAPLLIYVIILSVLGTSAYVYKTLLFDMIKRKYQYTVTNVNKLSDRVMEITLKASGEEAPFIPGQYYFFSFIAPQFTKESHPFTICNVKEEKEIKIIMKALGDYTNNLFKNIEPGIEAKLEGPYGTFYYRTGKKEQVWIGGGVGMAPFISWARELKEKPYPGLKADLYYCVDTRDDAVHQNVFEELESKDFHVHLVCVDETGFLKADHIKELDGRDVYICGPKGMRRSLLKGFDKLNVARERIQYEDFDFV; from the coding sequence ATGATCAGAAAAGATAACATCGGACAATGGTTCTTCTGGGGGTTCGCGCTTCTCGCGGTTCCGCTCGTGCTATTATCTCCGCTTGACGACACCTTCCGCAAGAATATAAAGCCCATAACGTTCCTGCTGAGCCAGGTATGCGGGATGCTGGGCTTCTCATTGTTCGCTATGTCGTTCCTGCTTTCCTCGCGCATAAAGTGGATGGAAAAATATTTCGGCGGATTGGATACGATGTATCATACTCACCACACCATGGCTAAGTTCGCGTACGTTTTCATGTTGATACATCCGGTGCTGATGGCATTCCGATGGCGTCCCGACGGCATCGGGCAGGTCATTACGTTCCTGCTCCCGACACATGACAAGCTTGCTATCGACCTCGGCAGTATCGCGGTGATCGGTGTGACCATATTGCTCTTGTTTACTTTCTTTATACGCATCGCCTACGATAAATGGAAACGGCTCCACAAGCTCATGGGAATATTTTTTATTCTCAGCATGCTTCACATTTTTCTGCTCAAAGACAACCTATACGATTTTGCGCCGCTGCTGATTTATGTTATAATACTCAGCGTACTGGGCACTTCCGCGTATGTTTACAAGACGCTTTTATTCGACATGATAAAACGGAAATATCAATACACCGTTACAAATGTAAATAAATTGAGCGACAGAGTGATGGAAATTACTTTGAAAGCTTCCGGTGAGGAAGCGCCGTTCATTCCGGGGCAGTATTATTTTTTCAGCTTTATCGCTCCGCAATTTACGAAAGAGTCGCACCCGTTTACGATATGTAATGTAAAGGAGGAGAAGGAAATAAAAATAATCATGAAAGCTCTCGGGGATTACACTAATAATCTTTTTAAAAATATCGAACCCGGCATCGAAGCAAAACTCGAGGGACCTTACGGCACATTTTATTACAGGACAGGTAAGAAGGAGCAGGTTTGGATAGGCGGAGGTGTTGGCATGGCGCCATTTATCAGCTGGGCGCGCGAGCTTAAAGAAAAACCGTACCCGGGATTAAAAGCAGACCTATACTATTGCGTAGATACCAGGGATGATGCGGTTCATCAAAATGTGTTCGAGGAATTGGAGAGCAAGGATTTTCACGTTCACCTTGTATGCGTTGATGAGACGGGTTTCCTTAAAGCAGATCACATAAAGGAATTGGACGGGAGGGATGTTTACATTTGCGGACCGAAGGGAATGCGCCGGTCGTTACTAAAAGGATTCGATAAGTTAAATGTTGCGAGAGAGCGGATACAATACGAAGATTTCGATTTTGTTTAG